The Clostridiaceae bacterium HFYG-1003 genome includes a window with the following:
- a CDS encoding ribonuclease HII, protein MSQQNSPMLELPDFTAMKPQDVKSYLKRELKGLLARREEVLSLCRSDRRKSVQELCEHFQRLEERHQAEVARVRAMYDFDRHYGTLVAGVDEVGRGPLAGPIVGAAVILPGDCLSDELILGINDSKKLSAKQRQELVPLIKEQAVAWALFEHSSQEIDELGLSFCNNNIFVQAVRKLCVQPQIVLSDGYPIRHINLRNEKVIKGDSKSAAIACASILAKVYRDELMISLDKKYPGYGFCGNVGYASREHIESLRAQGPCAIHRRSFLTRILEEEPEQLTLSLE, encoded by the coding sequence ATGAGTCAGCAGAATAGTCCCATGCTCGAGCTGCCGGATTTCACGGCCATGAAGCCTCAGGATGTGAAGTCCTATCTGAAGCGCGAGCTGAAGGGGTTATTAGCCCGACGGGAAGAAGTTCTGAGCCTGTGTCGGAGTGACCGGCGCAAATCCGTGCAGGAGCTGTGTGAGCACTTCCAGCGCCTCGAAGAACGCCACCAGGCTGAAGTGGCTAGAGTTCGCGCCATGTATGATTTTGACCGCCACTACGGCACGCTGGTGGCAGGAGTCGATGAAGTGGGCCGGGGCCCCCTGGCCGGGCCGATTGTCGGCGCAGCAGTGATCCTGCCGGGCGACTGCCTGTCGGATGAGCTGATCCTTGGCATCAACGATTCGAAAAAACTCAGTGCGAAACAGCGACAGGAGCTGGTACCGCTGATCAAGGAACAGGCAGTGGCCTGGGCCTTATTTGAACACTCCAGCCAGGAGATCGATGAGCTGGGGCTGTCCTTTTGCAACAACAACATCTTTGTTCAGGCGGTGCGCAAGCTATGTGTCCAGCCCCAGATCGTCCTGTCCGACGGCTATCCGATTCGCCATATCAACCTCCGGAATGAGAAGGTCATCAAGGGGGATTCCAAATCCGCGGCCATCGCCTGTGCCTCGATTCTGGCGAAAGTCTACCGGGATGAGCTGATGATCAGTCTGGATAAGAAGTATCCCGGCTACGGCTTCTGCGGCAATGTGGGCTATGCCTCCAGGGAACACATCGAATCCCTTCGCGCTCAGGGACCCTGTGCGATTCATCGCCGTTCCTTCCTCACCCGAATCCTGGAAGAGGAACCGGAGCAGCTGACTCTGTCCCTGGAATAA
- the topA gene encoding type I DNA topoisomerase, which translates to MAKYLVIVESPAKAKTIGKYLGSHYTVEASMGHVRDLPKSQLGVDVEKDFEPKYISIRGKGELLNKLRREAKKADKVFLATDPDREGEAISWHLANILKLDGNDKIRIEFNEITKDAVKNSLKAARPLKLDLIDAQQARRILDRLVGYEISPILWRNVKWGLSAGRVQSAALKLICDREEEIKNFKPEEYWTIDADLLKDKTKVTARLTLIGGKKARIEDETTALAIKADLDAGKFHVSKVVKSEKKRNPLPPFTTSTLQQDASKKLNFQTRRTMSVAQQLYEGVDIKKMGSIGLITYMRTDSVRVSPEAQAEALKYIKEEFGDRYCPAQPRIYKGKKNIQDAHEAIRPSNVHLDPESIKDSLKPEQYKLYKLIWQRFLASQMESAVFDTITAIFENGKYTLRATGSKMKFDGFMKLYEYKDDKEENTSIPELNEGETLKNGGVRADQHFTQPPARFTEASFVKTLEELGIGRPSTYAPTISTLLARDYIEREKKNLLPTDLGKIVNQIMKEYFKNIVNVEFTANMEERLDSIEEGSEPWRKVVRDYYEPLKKDIEFAEQDVEKVTIEDEISEELCPNCGKNLVVKRGRYGKFLACPDYPECKHTQPIVEKLDVKCPKCSEGDVVAKKSRKGNKFFGCSRYPECDYVSWYEPTTEICQKCGSMMHKRYSKAKGTYLACSNDACKATRVIEKTEDDAE; encoded by the coding sequence ATGGCAAAATATCTGGTCATTGTGGAGTCCCCGGCAAAAGCAAAGACCATCGGCAAATACCTGGGAAGTCATTACACCGTGGAAGCCTCCATGGGACATGTCCGGGATCTGCCCAAGAGTCAGCTCGGCGTCGATGTGGAAAAGGACTTTGAACCGAAATATATTTCGATTCGGGGGAAGGGCGAACTGCTCAACAAGCTGCGTCGGGAAGCAAAAAAAGCCGACAAAGTTTTTCTGGCAACTGACCCTGACCGCGAAGGGGAGGCCATATCCTGGCATCTGGCGAATATTCTGAAGCTGGACGGGAATGACAAGATCCGGATTGAGTTCAATGAAATCACCAAAGACGCGGTGAAAAATTCATTGAAAGCAGCCCGCCCGCTCAAGCTGGACCTCATCGATGCCCAGCAGGCCAGACGTATCCTGGACCGGCTGGTGGGTTATGAAATCAGCCCGATCCTGTGGCGCAACGTCAAGTGGGGCCTGTCGGCCGGCCGCGTGCAGTCCGCTGCTTTAAAACTGATCTGTGATCGGGAAGAGGAAATCAAAAACTTTAAGCCGGAAGAATACTGGACCATTGACGCGGACCTGCTCAAGGACAAAACCAAGGTGACCGCCCGGCTGACCCTGATCGGCGGCAAGAAGGCCAGGATCGAGGATGAGACCACCGCGCTGGCCATCAAGGCTGATCTGGACGCGGGCAAGTTCCATGTAAGCAAAGTCGTCAAGAGCGAGAAGAAGCGGAACCCGCTGCCGCCCTTTACCACTTCCACGCTGCAGCAGGATGCTTCGAAAAAGCTGAATTTCCAGACCAGACGGACCATGAGCGTCGCGCAGCAGCTTTATGAAGGCGTCGATATCAAGAAGATGGGCTCCATCGGTTTGATTACCTATATGAGAACGGACTCGGTCCGGGTTTCTCCCGAAGCCCAGGCAGAAGCCCTGAAATATATCAAGGAAGAGTTCGGCGATCGGTATTGCCCGGCGCAGCCTAGAATCTATAAAGGCAAGAAGAACATCCAGGATGCCCATGAAGCCATCCGCCCATCCAACGTCCACCTGGATCCCGAATCCATCAAGGATTCCCTGAAGCCGGAACAGTACAAGCTCTATAAGCTGATCTGGCAGCGCTTCCTGGCCAGCCAGATGGAATCCGCAGTTTTCGACACCATTACGGCAATTTTCGAAAACGGCAAGTATACCCTGCGGGCCACCGGCTCCAAGATGAAGTTCGACGGCTTCATGAAGCTGTATGAATACAAGGACGACAAGGAAGAAAATACCTCCATTCCGGAACTGAATGAAGGGGAGACACTGAAAAACGGCGGAGTCCGGGCCGATCAGCACTTCACCCAGCCTCCCGCCCGGTTCACCGAAGCTTCCTTCGTCAAGACTCTGGAAGAACTGGGAATCGGCCGTCCGTCAACCTATGCTCCGACCATCTCGACGCTTCTGGCCCGGGATTACATCGAGCGGGAAAAGAAGAATCTTCTGCCGACGGATCTGGGCAAAATCGTGAATCAGATCATGAAGGAGTACTTCAAGAACATCGTCAACGTGGAATTCACGGCCAACATGGAAGAACGGCTGGACTCCATCGAAGAAGGCAGCGAACCCTGGCGTAAGGTCGTACGGGATTACTATGAGCCGCTGAAGAAAGACATTGAGTTCGCGGAGCAGGATGTGGAAAAAGTGACCATCGAGGACGAAATCTCGGAAGAGCTTTGTCCCAACTGCGGCAAGAACCTGGTCGTGAAGCGGGGACGTTATGGCAAGTTCCTGGCCTGCCCGGACTACCCGGAATGCAAGCATACTCAGCCCATCGTCGAAAAGCTGGACGTCAAGTGCCCGAAATGTTCCGAAGGCGACGTGGTTGCCAAGAAGAGCCGCAAGGGCAATAAATTCTTCGGCTGTTCCCGATATCCGGAGTGTGATTACGTGTCCTGGTATGAACCGACCACGGAAATCTGTCAGAAATGCGGCTCCATGATGCATAAGCGCTATTCCAAGGCGAAGGGGACTTACCTGGCCTGCTCCAATGATGCCTGCAAAGCGACGCGGGTCATTGAGAAAACCGAAGACGACGCTGAATAA
- the codY gene encoding GTP-sensing pleiotropic transcriptional regulator CodY: MSLLQKTRRLNKIQQRSGYEQIQFDEVCKILSEELDCNVYVISRKGKILGHDHALAFTPVESYKNLLRELQVPDDYNEKLLSVNETLTNLDSTHELVLNMEKGLDLRNKMTTIIPVIGNRERLGTLVINLFDRQATDEDLVLLEYSATIMGIEINRQKQAELEVDTRERQVVELALNTLSYSEAEAVKHIFNELDGNEGRLVASKIADQAGITRSVIVNALRKFESAGVIKSRSLGMKGTHITVLNDKLLEEMKRRF, encoded by the coding sequence ATGTCATTACTACAGAAAACGAGAAGATTGAATAAAATTCAGCAGCGCAGCGGCTACGAACAGATCCAGTTTGACGAGGTCTGCAAGATCCTGTCCGAGGAACTGGACTGCAACGTGTATGTGATTTCCCGTAAGGGCAAGATTCTGGGGCACGACCATGCTTTGGCTTTTACTCCGGTTGAATCCTACAAGAACCTGCTGCGGGAGCTCCAGGTACCGGATGATTATAATGAAAAGCTGCTGTCGGTCAATGAAACCCTGACTAATCTGGATTCGACCCATGAGCTGGTTCTGAATATGGAAAAGGGTCTGGATCTGCGCAACAAGATGACCACCATCATTCCGGTCATCGGCAACCGCGAGCGTCTGGGCACCCTGGTGATCAACCTGTTTGACCGCCAGGCCACCGACGAGGACCTCGTTCTTCTGGAATACTCTGCCACCATCATGGGCATTGAGATCAACCGGCAGAAACAGGCGGAACTTGAAGTCGATACCCGGGAACGGCAGGTGGTGGAACTGGCGCTCAATACGCTGTCCTATTCCGAAGCCGAAGCCGTCAAGCACATCTTCAACGAGCTGGACGGCAATGAAGGCCGGCTGGTCGCCTCAAAGATCGCGGATCAGGCAGGCATTACCCGCTCGGTCATCGTTAACGCACTGCGCAAATTTGAGTCCGCCGGAGTCATCAAATCCCGGTCCCTGGGCATGAAGGGCACGCACATCACGGTGCTCAATGACAAGCTGCTGGAAGAAATGAAGCGGCGCTTCTAA
- the pyrH gene encoding UMP kinase: MLKLSGEALAGTNGYGIDFEVALRISREIKELVDMGVEVGAVIGAGNIWRGRQGGGMDRTTADYMGMLATCINALALQNSLEDIGVETRVQSAIEMREICEPYIRRRAMRHLEKGRVVIFAAGSGNPYFSTDTAAALRAAEIEAEAILFAKKVDGVYDKDPNLYADAVKYNTLTYQQVLEQGLKAMDSPAMALCKDNNIPIIVFSLDEPGNIKRAIAGENIGTIIS; encoded by the coding sequence ATGCTGAAACTGTCCGGAGAAGCTCTGGCCGGAACGAATGGGTACGGCATCGACTTTGAGGTCGCTTTACGGATTTCCCGGGAAATTAAGGAACTGGTGGACATGGGCGTGGAAGTCGGCGCCGTCATCGGAGCCGGCAACATCTGGCGGGGACGTCAGGGCGGCGGCATGGATCGGACCACAGCGGACTACATGGGCATGCTGGCCACCTGCATCAATGCCCTGGCGCTGCAGAATTCCCTGGAGGACATCGGAGTCGAGACCCGGGTTCAGTCTGCCATTGAAATGCGGGAGATCTGCGAACCCTATATCCGCCGGCGGGCGATGCGGCATCTGGAAAAGGGCCGGGTCGTGATCTTCGCGGCCGGTTCAGGCAATCCGTATTTCTCCACCGATACAGCGGCGGCTCTGCGCGCGGCGGAGATCGAAGCGGAAGCCATTCTGTTTGCCAAGAAAGTGGATGGAGTCTATGACAAGGATCCCAATCTGTATGCCGACGCAGTCAAATACAACACCCTGACCTATCAGCAAGTGCTGGAACAGGGCTTGAAGGCAATGGATTCACCGGCCATGGCTCTGTGCAAGGACAACAATATTCCCATCATCGTATTTTCACTGGATGAACCAGGCAATATCAAACGCGCCATAGCCGGCGAAAACATCGGAACCATTATTTCATAG
- the rpsB gene encoding 30S ribosomal protein S2 — protein MSVISMKQLLEAGVHFGHQTRRWNPKMAPYIFTERNGIYIIDLQKTVKKVEEAYNFVRDTAAEGKDILFVGTKKQAQEAIQEEAERVGMHFVNNRWLGGMLTNFQTIKSRIKRLEELHVMEEDGTMDVLPKKEVAALLNEMDKLEKNLGGIRNLDINNVGAMFVVDPRKERIAIAEAHTLGIPVVAIVDTNCDPDEIDYVIPGNDDAIRAVKLIAAKLSDAVIEGRQGEQLEAAAVEKAVAAEEVAVEETEA, from the coding sequence ATGTCAGTTATTTCAATGAAACAGCTCTTAGAAGCAGGTGTCCACTTCGGACATCAGACCAGAAGATGGAACCCCAAAATGGCTCCTTACATCTTTACCGAGCGGAACGGAATCTACATCATTGATCTCCAGAAGACCGTAAAGAAAGTCGAGGAAGCTTATAACTTCGTTCGTGACACCGCGGCTGAAGGCAAGGACATTCTCTTTGTCGGAACCAAGAAGCAGGCTCAGGAAGCGATCCAGGAAGAAGCAGAACGCGTTGGCATGCACTTTGTCAACAACCGCTGGTTGGGTGGAATGCTCACCAACTTCCAGACGATCAAATCCAGAATCAAGAGACTGGAAGAACTTCATGTCATGGAAGAAGACGGAACCATGGATGTTCTGCCCAAGAAGGAAGTAGCAGCCCTCTTGAATGAAATGGACAAACTGGAAAAGAATCTCGGCGGAATCCGCAACCTGGACATCAACAATGTTGGCGCAATGTTTGTTGTTGACCCCAGAAAGGAACGCATCGCCATTGCCGAAGCCCACACACTGGGAATTCCGGTCGTAGCCATCGTGGACACCAACTGTGATCCGGATGAAATCGACTATGTCATTCCTGGAAATGATGACGCCATCCGTGCTGTTAAGCTGATTGCTGCCAAGCTCAGTGACGCTGTCATCGAAGGCAGACAGGGAGAGCAGCTGGAAGCAGCTGCAGTCGAAAAGGCTGTTGCAGCGGAAGAAGTTGCTGTCGAAGAGACCGAAGCGTAG
- a CDS encoding cation:dicarboxylase symporter family transporter: MTELLITLVILVVFAALIGGLTMLKKQNKSFTFRVVAALILGLVFGALLQIVLGYNSAILKSAMDWISVVGSGYVRLLRMIVMPLIFISILYAFVTQRSKNLGKMTVRVLGVLLITVAISALVGALTTAAFGLSAQGLQVGQAEAARGTGLEETLANFAKTPIQQQIMEIIPTNPFAALTGQGSNATLSVVFFATILAIAAIQIRKFKPESAQFFETMVVSLHDVTMRLVNLVMRFTPYGILALMTRVAATSNVSDILRLLQFILASYLAIAIMFGIHLLILAMFGLNPMTFVKKSMDALIFAFTSRSSAGTLPMTISAQKERMGVPEGTANLAGSLGTSIGQNGCAGIYPAMLAVMIAPTLGINPLDPVFLIRLIVITTFASFGIAGVGGGATFAALVVLSALGFPVGLAGLLIAIEPLIDMARTALNVSDSLLAGVISAKSMNELNLEQYNQPTVEE, encoded by the coding sequence ATGACAGAACTTTTAATCACGCTGGTGATCCTTGTTGTCTTTGCCGCCCTCATCGGCGGTCTTACCATGCTCAAGAAACAGAACAAATCCTTCACCTTCCGGGTGGTGGCTGCCCTGATTCTGGGTCTGGTCTTCGGAGCGCTGCTCCAGATCGTGCTGGGTTACAACAGCGCGATACTCAAATCCGCCATGGACTGGATCTCGGTAGTCGGTTCCGGCTATGTCCGGCTGCTGCGCATGATTGTCATGCCGCTGATCTTTATTTCCATCCTGTATGCCTTTGTTACCCAGCGCTCGAAAAACCTGGGCAAGATGACCGTTCGCGTTCTAGGCGTTCTGCTGATCACCGTCGCTATTTCGGCCCTGGTCGGAGCGTTGACCACCGCGGCGTTCGGGCTGTCGGCTCAGGGTCTCCAGGTGGGTCAGGCTGAGGCGGCCCGGGGGACGGGTCTGGAAGAGACTCTGGCTAATTTTGCCAAGACCCCGATCCAGCAGCAGATCATGGAAATCATTCCCACCAATCCCTTCGCGGCCCTGACCGGTCAGGGATCCAACGCCACGCTGTCCGTCGTCTTCTTTGCGACCATCCTGGCCATCGCTGCCATTCAGATTCGAAAATTCAAGCCTGAATCCGCGCAGTTCTTTGAAACGATGGTCGTATCGCTCCATGATGTCACCATGCGTCTGGTCAATCTGGTTATGCGCTTTACCCCCTACGGAATTCTGGCTCTGATGACACGGGTGGCTGCCACCTCCAACGTATCGGACATCCTGCGCCTGCTTCAGTTCATCCTGGCATCCTATCTGGCCATTGCCATCATGTTCGGTATTCACCTGCTGATTCTGGCAATGTTTGGGCTGAATCCAATGACTTTTGTCAAGAAATCCATGGATGCCCTGATTTTTGCCTTTACCTCCCGTTCTTCCGCCGGAACACTGCCCATGACCATCAGTGCTCAGAAAGAGCGCATGGGCGTACCGGAAGGCACCGCTAATTTGGCCGGCAGCCTGGGAACTTCCATTGGCCAGAACGGCTGCGCCGGGATTTATCCCGCTATGCTGGCGGTCATGATCGCGCCGACCCTGGGAATCAACCCCCTGGATCCGGTGTTCCTGATCCGCCTCATCGTCATCACTACGTTTGCTTCCTTCGGCATTGCCGGTGTCGGCGGCGGGGCGACCTTTGCCGCGCTGGTGGTTCTGTCGGCCCTCGGCTTTCCGGTTGGGCTGGCCGGGCTGCTCATCGCGATTGAGCCCCTCATCGATATGGCACGGACTGCGCTGAACGTATCCGACTCCCTGCTGGCCGGCGTCATTTCCGCCAAATCCATGAACGAACTGAATCTGGAGCAGTACAATCAGCCGACGGTCGAAGAATAA
- the dprA gene encoding DNA-processing protein DprA: protein MEERLLQVWLSLAKLKPQLRRQLQGDVVRIERQYAAEPGGTSLGQVKELMEQCRNQGIQVLLPTDERYHRVFSELAGIGAPTPFILYMKGDPTLLEAYGVAIVGSRRLTAYGRRVTARLVESLRTLPVTIVSGGARGVDTVAHTTAIACGLPTVCVLGCGIARAYPAENRELFHRIGRDHLLLSEYPPQTGPQKYFFPERNRIIAQLSRTVAVTSAARRSGALITAECAMDYDHIIATVPYELDDPMGQGCLFLAGGGARLLTDPADLETCVRDDLPDSFLRWSSSNEDSLTR, encoded by the coding sequence ATGGAAGAGCGATTGCTTCAGGTGTGGCTGAGTCTGGCGAAGTTGAAGCCGCAGCTTCGGAGGCAGCTGCAGGGGGATGTGGTCAGGATTGAGCGGCAGTATGCGGCGGAGCCGGGTGGAACATCCCTGGGGCAGGTAAAGGAGCTGATGGAGCAATGTCGAAATCAGGGCATTCAGGTGCTTCTGCCCACGGATGAGCGGTATCATCGGGTATTTTCTGAATTGGCTGGAATTGGCGCGCCAACGCCTTTCATATTATATATGAAGGGGGATCCGACGCTGCTGGAAGCTTATGGCGTGGCTATTGTCGGTTCCAGGCGCCTGACTGCCTATGGCCGGCGGGTGACGGCTCGCCTGGTGGAATCGCTCCGGACCCTGCCGGTCACAATTGTGTCCGGAGGGGCCAGAGGGGTCGATACAGTGGCCCACACCACCGCCATAGCCTGCGGCCTGCCCACGGTCTGTGTACTGGGGTGCGGCATTGCCCGGGCCTATCCGGCGGAAAATCGGGAACTGTTTCATCGGATCGGTCGGGATCATCTGCTGCTGTCGGAGTATCCGCCCCAGACCGGTCCGCAAAAATATTTTTTTCCGGAGCGCAACCGGATCATTGCCCAGCTTTCCCGGACGGTGGCTGTCACCAGTGCCGCCCGCCGTTCCGGCGCTTTAATCACAGCGGAATGCGCCATGGATTATGATCATATCATTGCTACGGTTCCCTATGAACTGGATGATCCGATGGGTCAGGGCTGTCTGTTCCTGGCCGGAGGCGGAGCCCGCCTCCTGACGGATCCGGCGGATTTGGAGACCTGTGTCCGCGATGACCTGCCGGATTCTTTTCTCCGATGGAGCAGTTCGAACGAAGATTCATTGACAAGGTGA
- a CDS encoding isoprenyl transferase, translating into MVSEAANAGQELDLSRIPAHIGIIMDGNGRWAKARNLPRSMGHKAGVETIRSIVRECNRLGVKYLTLYAFSTENWKRPEAEVGFLMDLLVRYLRSEFQELHENNVIIDSIGDIEALPAKCRQELESAYERTRSNTGVHMYLALNYGGQREIVKAAQKAMADVQAGILKPEDLTESTFSRYLYAGAIPEPDLIIRPSGELRLSNFMLYQSAYSEFWFSQINWPDFTPADLRQAIADCQKRDRRFGGVNSEG; encoded by the coding sequence ATGGTGTCAGAAGCAGCCAATGCCGGGCAGGAACTGGATTTATCCCGAATTCCCGCGCACATCGGGATCATTATGGATGGGAACGGCCGTTGGGCCAAAGCCCGGAATCTGCCTCGCTCCATGGGTCATAAGGCCGGCGTTGAAACGATCCGCAGCATCGTCAGAGAGTGCAATCGCCTGGGCGTGAAATATCTGACCCTGTATGCCTTTTCCACCGAAAACTGGAAGCGGCCTGAGGCCGAGGTCGGTTTTCTCATGGATCTGTTGGTGCGCTATCTGCGCAGTGAGTTCCAGGAACTGCATGAAAACAACGTCATCATTGACTCCATCGGCGACATCGAGGCCCTGCCGGCCAAATGCCGGCAGGAGCTCGAATCCGCCTATGAGCGGACTCGCTCTAACACCGGAGTCCACATGTACCTGGCTTTGAATTACGGCGGACAGCGTGAAATCGTCAAAGCCGCCCAGAAAGCCATGGCTGATGTCCAGGCCGGAATACTGAAGCCGGAAGACCTGACCGAATCGACTTTCTCCCGGTATCTGTATGCCGGGGCAATCCCGGAACCGGATCTGATCATCCGCCCCTCCGGCGAGCTGCGGCTGTCCAATTTCATGCTCTACCAGTCAGCTTATTCCGAATTCTGGTTTTCACAGATTAACTGGCCTGATTTTACACCGGCTGACCTGCGTCAGGCCATCGCGGATTGTCAGAAGCGCGATCGGCGCTTTGGAGGGGTGAACAGTGAAGGATAA
- a CDS encoding phosphatidate cytidylyltransferase gives MKDKFDDVRQPLQDNRYFGALLLLPILIAFIVGGIWLKVVVVLMGLRALYEFYEVVKQKGLRPIQVAGYSFALIQFALFFFGRTELKVLSVIILFLTVAALIISVFRKDCNFMDAAVTVMGFIYTIAFFSLILLIYEMPGGRHYVFAIFTIAWVCDTAAYFTGRFFGKRKLIPEVSPKKTVEGALGGLAGGALGTMIYGWIVLLTGQPVMNPLHFLVMGFIGSFFSQIGDLIASSIKRDCGVKDYPKLIPGHGGILDRFDSVLLAAVSVFLYLTIIFGH, from the coding sequence GTGAAGGATAAATTTGATGATGTTCGCCAGCCATTGCAGGATAACCGGTATTTTGGCGCTCTGCTGCTCCTGCCGATCCTGATCGCCTTCATTGTGGGAGGGATCTGGCTCAAGGTTGTTGTTGTCCTGATGGGACTGCGCGCCCTGTATGAATTCTATGAAGTAGTCAAGCAGAAAGGCCTCCGGCCGATTCAGGTTGCCGGCTACAGCTTTGCCCTGATCCAGTTTGCCCTGTTCTTTTTCGGCCGCACCGAGCTGAAGGTGCTTTCCGTCATTATCCTGTTTCTGACGGTGGCCGCCCTGATCATCTCGGTGTTCCGCAAGGACTGCAACTTCATGGATGCAGCCGTCACCGTCATGGGCTTTATTTATACCATTGCCTTTTTCTCGCTGATCCTGCTGATCTACGAGATGCCCGGAGGCAGGCACTATGTCTTCGCCATCTTTACCATCGCCTGGGTTTGCGATACGGCAGCCTACTTCACCGGCCGCTTCTTCGGCAAGCGGAAGCTGATTCCGGAAGTCTCCCCGAAAAAGACGGTGGAGGGTGCGCTGGGCGGACTGGCAGGCGGTGCACTGGGTACCATGATCTATGGCTGGATCGTTCTTCTGACCGGCCAGCCTGTGATGAATCCGCTCCATTTTCTGGTGATGGGCTTCATCGGATCCTTCTTCTCCCAGATCGGCGACCTGATCGCGTCTTCCATCAAGCGGGACTGCGGCGTCAAGGATTATCCCAAGCTGATCCCGGGACACGGCGGCATACTCGACCGGTTTGATTCCGTCCTGCTGGCAGCTGTTTCGGTCTTCCTGTATCTGACCATCATCTTTGGCCATTAG
- the frr gene encoding ribosome recycling factor, with product MIKDIYKKAEEKMNKTLHNLEAELDTLKAGRANPHMLDRVEVDYYGSMMPINQVGNITVPEPRMLCITPWEKPMLKVIEKAIQKSELGINPVNDGTMIRLVVPELTEETRKNLVKQVKKYGEESKVAIRSIRRDANDKIKNLKKEDVPEDEIKKGEEDMQKLTDQFIVKVDKALETKEKEVMTI from the coding sequence ATGATCAAGGACATTTACAAAAAAGCGGAAGAGAAAATGAACAAGACCCTGCATAACCTGGAGGCGGAGCTGGACACGCTGAAAGCGGGCCGTGCCAATCCTCACATGCTGGATCGGGTCGAAGTGGATTACTATGGCTCCATGATGCCGATCAATCAGGTCGGAAACATCACGGTCCCGGAGCCGAGAATGCTGTGCATTACTCCCTGGGAGAAACCGATGCTGAAAGTCATCGAAAAGGCAATCCAGAAATCCGAGCTCGGCATCAATCCGGTAAATGACGGAACCATGATCCGGCTGGTCGTGCCGGAACTGACGGAAGAAACCAGAAAGAATCTGGTCAAGCAGGTCAAGAAGTACGGCGAGGAAAGCAAGGTAGCGATCCGCTCCATCCGCCGTGACGCCAATGACAAGATCAAGAACCTCAAGAAAGAGGACGTTCCGGAAGATGAGATCAAAAAGGGCGAAGAAGACATGCAGAAGCTGACAGACCAGTTTATCGTCAAAGTCGATAAGGCCCTTGAAACGAAAGAAAAAGAAGTAATGACCATCTAG
- the tsf gene encoding translation elongation factor Ts translates to MITAQMVKELRDKTGAGMMDSKKALTQAEGNMERAIEILREKGLASAAKKAGRIAADGVVATYVSEDMKQGGMIEFNCETDFVSLNEEFKTLANDFAKIASTTNAKTVEEFKAEAYNGSTVGEAITALIAKIGENMDLRRFVKFDAQDGAIASYIHMGGKIGVLVQLKSENANEEVQRVAKDVAMHVAATNPAFLSKDLVDQESLEKEKEIYRVQARNEGKPENIVEKMVMGRISKYYKEAVLLEQPFVKNPDLSVSKFVEGEAKNLGSMEVVRYVRFEKGEGIEKKEEDFAAEVAAQMNQGK, encoded by the coding sequence ATGATTACTGCTCAGATGGTAAAAGAATTAAGAGACAAGACCGGTGCCGGCATGATGGATTCCAAGAAGGCTCTGACACAGGCCGAAGGAAACATGGAGCGAGCCATTGAAATATTGAGAGAAAAGGGACTGGCTTCTGCTGCCAAGAAAGCCGGCCGGATCGCTGCTGACGGAGTCGTTGCAACCTATGTTTCTGAAGACATGAAACAGGGCGGCATGATTGAGTTCAACTGCGAAACAGACTTCGTTTCCCTGAATGAAGAATTTAAGACATTAGCCAATGATTTCGCCAAGATCGCTTCCACGACCAACGCGAAGACTGTGGAAGAATTCAAGGCGGAAGCTTACAATGGATCCACCGTTGGCGAAGCCATCACAGCTCTGATTGCCAAGATCGGCGAAAACATGGACCTGAGAAGATTCGTGAAATTCGACGCTCAGGACGGCGCGATTGCCAGCTACATCCACATGGGCGGCAAAATCGGTGTTCTCGTTCAGCTGAAATCCGAAAATGCCAACGAAGAGGTTCAGAGAGTGGCCAAGGACGTTGCCATGCACGTAGCTGCCACCAATCCGGCGTTCCTGTCCAAGGACCTGGTTGACCAGGAATCCCTGGAAAAAGAAAAGGAAATCTACCGGGTTCAGGCCAGAAACGAAGGCAAACCGGAAAATATCGTAGAAAAGATGGTCATGGGCCGTATTTCCAAATACTACAAGGAAGCCGTTCTTCTGGAGCAGCCCTTTGTTAAGAATCCCGATCTGTCTGTTTCCAAGTTCGTTGAAGGCGAAGCCAAGAACCTCGGTTCCATGGAAGTCGTTCGCTATGTCCGCTTTGAAAAGGGCGAAGGCATTGAAAAGAAGGAAGAAGACTTCGCTGCAGAAGTTGCAGCCCAGATGAACCAGGGCAAATGA